The Heptranchias perlo isolate sHepPer1 unplaced genomic scaffold, sHepPer1.hap1 HAP1_SCAFFOLD_306, whole genome shotgun sequence genome includes a region encoding these proteins:
- the apex1 gene encoding DNA repair nuclease APEX1, protein MPKRARKEESVAGEKPEETPGPEPVTKKTKRGGGKANDGIAKDSDRTCAFEDAPEKLVTEDGKRSDLKITSWNVDGIRAWVKKNSLEWVQSEGPDILCLQETKCAEKLLPAELKEMSEYPHQYWACSQDKEGYSGVGMLCKIKPLNVTFGIGVEEHDREGRVITAEFTKYFLVTAYVPNSSRGLVRLDYRKTWDVDFLAYLKGLESKKPLVLCGDLNVAHREIDLKNPKTNKKTPGFTAEEREGFTNLLGEGFVDSYRHLYPDTPYAYTFWTYMGNCRAKNVGWRLDYFVLSKALLPCLCDSKIRSKGMGSDHCPITLYMAM, encoded by the exons ATGCCGAAAAGGGCGCGGAAAGAAGAATCAGTAGCGGGGGAAAAACCCGAGGAGACCCCGGGCCCAG AACCTGTGACCAAGAAGACTAAACGTGGAGGTGGCAAGGCCAACGATGGGATTGCGAAGGATAGCGATCGAACCTGCGCATTTGAGGACGCGCCGGAGAAGCTGGTGACAGAGGATGGCAAACGGAGCGACCTAAAAATCACCTCATGGAATGTCGATGGTATCCGGGCCTGGGTGAAAAAGAACAGCCTGGAG TGGGTGCAATCAGAAGGCCCAGACATCCTGTGTCTGCAGGAGACCAAGTGTGCAGAGAAACTGCTGCCAGCTGAGTTGAAGGAGATGTCTGAATACCCGCACCAATACTGGGCCTGTTCTCAGGACAAGGAGGGTTACAGTGGTGTGGGGATGCTATGCAAGATCAAACCACTTAATGTCACCTTCGGGATCG GAGTTGAAGAGCATGACCGGGAAGGTCGGGTCATCACCGCCGAGTTTACCAAGTACTTCCTGGTCACTGCATATGTGCCGAATTCCAGCCGCGGCCTGGTGCGCCTGGATTACCGCAAGACGTGGGACGTAGATTTCCTGGCCTACCTCAAGGGTCTGGAGAGCAAGAAGCCACTGGTCCTATGCGGAGACCTCAATGTCGCTCACCGGGAGATCGACCTGAAGAACCCTAAGACCAACAAGAAAACTCCCGGCTTcactgcggaggagagggagggctTCACTAACCTGCTGGGTGAGGGCTTCGTCGACAGCTACCGCCACCTGTACCCTGACACCCCCTACGCCTACACCTTCTGGACCTACATGGGCAACTGCAGGGCCAAGAACGTGGGCTGGCGCCTGGACTACTTTGTGCTGTCCAAGGCACTTCTCCCTTGCCTGTGCGACAGCAAGATCCGCTCGAAGGGCATGGGCTCCGACCATTGCCCCATCACCTTGTACATGGCAATGTGA